Proteins co-encoded in one Sulfurovum xiamenensis genomic window:
- a CDS encoding polyprenyl synthetase family protein has translation MQRFETYLNENLPKVPSFHPVYEEALGVMLTAGGKRFRPMLLLNIVDAYEPMLYNGALPVALALEMFHTYSLIHDDLPAMDDADLRRGHETLHKRFDEVTAILAGDALNTDAFYLISKAPLRADVKIKLVELLARDGGSRGMVLGQAMDCYFENTPLDIEQVKTLHKNKTAKLIATSMQMGAVIVGLEKRVQDALYDFGIDLGLLFQIQDDIIDETQSEEEAGKPTGNDSDKNSFVNLLGLEKSVEEANTLAKDLQRRFESFDEKLQMALQPLMNTYLYRHN, from the coding sequence TTGCAACGATTTGAAACGTATCTAAACGAAAATTTACCAAAAGTCCCAAGCTTTCATCCCGTATATGAAGAAGCACTGGGTGTGATGCTGACTGCAGGTGGAAAACGTTTTCGTCCTATGTTACTTCTAAATATCGTTGATGCCTATGAACCGATGCTTTATAATGGTGCTTTACCCGTAGCACTTGCACTTGAAATGTTCCATACCTATTCTCTGATACATGATGATCTGCCTGCGATGGATGATGCAGATCTGCGCCGTGGACATGAGACGCTACATAAACGTTTTGATGAAGTGACGGCTATACTTGCGGGGGATGCACTTAACACGGATGCTTTCTATCTCATCTCTAAAGCACCATTGCGTGCAGATGTGAAAATAAAACTTGTAGAGTTGCTTGCACGTGATGGAGGAAGCCGTGGTATGGTACTTGGACAAGCTATGGACTGCTATTTTGAAAACACACCATTGGATATAGAACAGGTAAAAACACTGCACAAGAACAAAACGGCAAAACTCATCGCTACCTCCATGCAGATGGGAGCCGTTATCGTAGGACTTGAGAAGAGGGTACAGGATGCCCTCTATGATTTTGGTATCGATCTGGGATTACTTTTTCAGATACAAGATGACATTATAGATGAGACGCAGAGTGAAGAAGAGGCGGGAAAACCCACAGGAAATGACAGCGATAAAAATAGCTTTGTCAATCTTTTAGGACTGGAGAAAAGTGTTGAAGAAGCAAATACTCTGGCAAAAGATTTACAAAGACGATTTGAAAGCTTTGATGAAAAGTTGCAAATGGCTTTACAACCCTTGATGAACACATACCTATACAGACATAACTAA
- a CDS encoding MATE family efflux transporter gives MIRFFPKKHQKILKLSLPAAVNSLLDMLQVITDLIMVGRISAFAVAAVGLGLQSLMFLFAMLSLLHIGTSALLSRFVGAGQMKRASTGLSTLLHFVLYISLPLMVFWYFFASNIYVWFGTAAEVIRLGEEYVQTLTWMLPFVFGKLVFVTALNSAGDTKTPMMIKIVSIVLNVFLNYLLIFGNHGFPELGVMGAAVGTVIVNVLELIVYMVLYLRHKTPYIPAWHYSGSLLKRALKVGIPASFERSLTFGSFMLFTVIIAQFGTEVLAGYQIGLRVEGLAFMPGIGFTIAAMALMGQGLGAKKPEQSREDVILVLKYTVGFMFFLSFFMIFMPEKIVWLFTDDAQTIEEASLYLRIVGLSQIPLAYNFVLSGALRGAGDTKRTLKINLISVWLVRIIPAFVLSWYFDSILLVYLAMISDTFVKATWLWRTFDKGEWQKIKV, from the coding sequence TTGATACGATTCTTCCCTAAAAAACACCAAAAGATACTCAAGCTTTCACTCCCTGCTGCAGTGAATTCCCTGTTGGATATGCTGCAAGTGATCACAGACCTTATCATGGTGGGGCGTATTTCTGCTTTTGCCGTGGCAGCGGTAGGACTGGGACTGCAGTCGCTTATGTTCTTGTTCGCGATGCTTTCTTTGCTTCATATAGGTACTTCAGCACTACTTTCCCGTTTTGTTGGAGCAGGGCAGATGAAGCGTGCTTCAACGGGACTTTCAACCCTGCTTCATTTTGTGCTTTACATCTCTTTGCCTCTGATGGTTTTTTGGTACTTTTTTGCCTCAAATATCTATGTATGGTTTGGCACAGCAGCTGAGGTGATCAGATTGGGTGAGGAGTATGTACAAACATTGACATGGATGCTTCCTTTTGTATTTGGGAAACTAGTTTTTGTGACGGCACTGAACTCGGCAGGTGACACAAAGACACCTATGATGATCAAGATAGTCTCTATTGTGCTCAACGTATTTTTAAACTATCTTTTGATCTTCGGTAACCATGGGTTTCCAGAGTTAGGTGTGATGGGTGCAGCGGTAGGTACCGTGATAGTCAATGTCCTGGAACTGATCGTCTATATGGTGCTCTATCTTAGACATAAAACACCTTACATACCTGCATGGCACTACTCTGGATCTCTTTTAAAACGTGCACTCAAAGTGGGTATACCTGCTTCCTTTGAACGTTCTTTGACATTTGGAAGTTTTATGCTGTTTACGGTGATCATTGCACAATTTGGTACAGAAGTATTGGCAGGTTATCAGATAGGGCTGCGGGTAGAAGGATTGGCTTTCATGCCGGGCATTGGCTTTACCATTGCAGCCATGGCACTGATGGGACAGGGTTTAGGGGCTAAAAAGCCTGAACAGTCCAGAGAGGATGTCATTCTTGTACTCAAATACACCGTGGGTTTCATGTTCTTCCTCTCTTTCTTTATGATCTTTATGCCTGAGAAGATCGTATGGCTCTTTACTGATGATGCACAGACCATTGAAGAAGCGAGTCTTTATTTGCGTATTGTGGGATTGTCACAAATTCCTTTGGCTTATAATTTTGTTCTCTCTGGTGCCCTGCGAGGCGCAGGAGATACCAAGCGAACGTTGAAGATCAACCTTATTTCTGTCTGGCTTGTCCGTATCATCCCTGCTTTTGTGTTGAGCTGGTATTTTGATTCTATCTTACTGGTCTATCTTGCAATGATATCCGATACGTTTGTCAAAGCGACATGGCTCTGGAGGACCTTCGATAAAGGTGAATGGCAAAAGATCAAAGTCTAA
- the purN gene encoding phosphoribosylglycinamide formyltransferase: MANGKKIAVLFSGKGSNFAYIVKTLHHKGFEVVVALTNNPNAEGIHIAKEASIPLEIIDSKAYESREDFDAAVVECLHKYNPDLTVLAGFMRILTPTFTEHIKSINLHPSLLPRHKGLNAIEKSYKDEHTHGGASVHYVTSELDGGEVILQKEVAKEGLSFEAYDKKIRSIEKEALVEAIQKVLG; this comes from the coding sequence ATGGCAAATGGTAAAAAAATAGCTGTACTTTTTAGCGGTAAAGGAAGCAACTTCGCGTATATCGTCAAGACTTTACATCACAAAGGATTTGAAGTTGTCGTTGCCTTGACAAATAATCCGAATGCTGAAGGTATACACATTGCAAAAGAGGCATCTATCCCTCTTGAGATCATAGATTCAAAAGCCTATGAGAGCAGGGAAGATTTTGATGCTGCAGTGGTAGAGTGCCTACACAAGTACAACCCCGACCTTACTGTACTTGCAGGTTTTATGCGTATCTTGACACCTACCTTTACAGAGCATATCAAAAGTATCAACTTGCACCCCTCTCTGCTCCCAAGACACAAAGGGCTTAATGCTATAGAGAAGAGTTATAAAGATGAACATACCCATGGTGGAGCATCTGTGCATTATGTCACTTCTGAACTTGATGGAGGAGAGGTGATCTTACAAAAAGAGGTTGCTAAAGAGGGCTTGAGTTTTGAAGCTTATGATAAAAAGATACGGAGTATTGAAAAAGAGGCATTGGTGGAAGCCATTCAAAAGGTGCTGGGTTAA
- the thpR gene encoding RNA 2',3'-cyclic phosphodiesterase, whose product MRFFIGSPVIMDDYASIQNEFKDIIEGKWVEEQNLHLTWVFLGDVKEVNPIIDRLQDVSPMKDHTSIKALGYFGRPPKIFFAKSEETALYDKAREFRDSGFDLYRFKPHITLCRIKAIHDYKAYKEKLKTYRERSLGVILPEIHLYESNLSSEGAHYSCRYTVKKT is encoded by the coding sequence ATGAGATTCTTCATCGGTTCACCTGTTATCATGGATGACTATGCTTCCATACAAAATGAGTTTAAAGATATTATCGAAGGGAAATGGGTAGAAGAGCAAAATCTGCATCTGACTTGGGTCTTTCTAGGGGATGTGAAAGAAGTAAATCCCATCATTGACAGACTTCAAGATGTATCCCCCATGAAAGATCATACCAGTATCAAAGCGTTAGGATATTTCGGACGGCCGCCAAAAATCTTTTTTGCTAAATCTGAAGAGACGGCATTGTACGACAAAGCAAGAGAGTTTAGAGATTCAGGCTTTGATCTTTACCGTTTCAAACCACATATTACGCTTTGCCGCATCAAAGCCATACATGATTACAAAGCCTACAAAGAGAAACTCAAAACCTATCGTGAAAGATCTTTAGGAGTGATACTCCCTGAAATACACCTTTATGAGAGTAACCTCTCTTCAGAGGGTGCACACTACAGCTGCAGATATACCGTTAAAAAAACTTAA
- a CDS encoding site-2 protease family protein — protein sequence MLKRKMALFKLLGFTVSLDVSWGIILFLVVWSLSKGFFPSYFPGLGIQTYWVMGVIGAIGLFVSIIIHEFSHALIARKYGMKIKGITLFIFGGVAEMQDEPSTPKSEFFMAIAGPIASFTLSILFGGLAQAAENMKFSVPMIALLGYLSTINLLIAIFNLIPAFPTDGGRVLRSLLWWMKGDIHWATQLASRISLMFAVVIIFMGFMHMMGDNTIGGLWWILIGAFLFFAANASYQRLLIRESFSGKTVRHFMNPSPVSVPFDITLQAFVEKYLYRYHYKMFPVVKESKIFGIITVQMLKQHTHEEWKHLFVGQVMEEPNPSNTIASYTPIEDALNRMNESGTIRLLVVEHNKIVGIITLKDLLEYIALKMELETIP from the coding sequence ATGTTAAAAAGAAAAATGGCGTTATTTAAACTGCTTGGATTTACAGTCTCGCTAGATGTGAGCTGGGGTATTATCCTTTTTTTGGTGGTATGGTCTCTTTCCAAGGGGTTCTTCCCGAGTTATTTCCCGGGACTTGGCATACAAACCTACTGGGTGATGGGAGTCATCGGAGCCATAGGGCTTTTTGTTTCCATCATCATCCATGAATTCTCACACGCATTGATCGCCCGTAAATATGGTATGAAGATCAAAGGTATTACACTCTTTATCTTTGGAGGTGTGGCTGAGATGCAGGATGAGCCCAGCACGCCTAAAAGTGAATTTTTTATGGCGATCGCAGGGCCGATAGCCAGTTTTACACTCTCTATACTCTTTGGCGGGCTAGCACAAGCCGCAGAGAACATGAAGTTTTCGGTACCCATGATAGCGCTTTTGGGCTATTTGAGTACGATCAATCTCTTGATCGCTATTTTCAATCTGATACCTGCATTTCCAACCGATGGAGGACGGGTGCTTCGTTCATTGTTATGGTGGATGAAGGGGGATATCCATTGGGCAACACAGCTTGCTTCACGTATCAGTCTGATGTTTGCCGTTGTTATTATCTTTATGGGCTTTATGCATATGATGGGAGATAACACTATAGGAGGCTTATGGTGGATACTGATCGGAGCTTTTCTCTTCTTCGCTGCGAATGCTTCGTATCAGAGATTATTGATCAGGGAGTCATTTTCAGGAAAAACCGTACGTCATTTTATGAACCCCTCCCCGGTAAGTGTGCCTTTTGATATCACACTGCAAGCGTTTGTTGAGAAGTATCTCTATCGCTATCACTATAAAATGTTCCCTGTGGTCAAAGAGAGCAAGATCTTTGGAATCATCACAGTTCAGATGCTAAAACAGCATACTCATGAAGAGTGGAAACATCTTTTTGTAGGACAGGTCATGGAAGAACCCAATCCCTCCAATACGATCGCATCGTATACGCCTATCGAGGATGCCCTGAATAGAATGAATGAAAGTGGAACTATCCGTCTACTAGTTGTTGAACATAACAAAATAGTTGGTATTATTACGCTCAAAGACCTGCTTGAGTATATCGCACTGAAAATGGAGCTGGAAACCATCCCCTAG
- a CDS encoding shikimate kinase, whose product MKKNIILIGFMGVGKGTTARAFTKKYGTYIIDTDDLIESKENKEVKKIFEKKGEAYFRAQEQVTADWIEKCVTGTLISCGGGFYKVNNLKKLGTVVLLDASFDWIHNRLKTAKNAKSKLAKRPLFSDEKKAKKLYNEREKAYRKVADVIIDVEKLTLEEQIAQIAKKCKV is encoded by the coding sequence TTGAAAAAGAATATTATTCTCATAGGTTTCATGGGTGTAGGTAAAGGTACCACCGCCCGTGCATTTACTAAAAAATATGGTACCTATATCATAGATACAGATGATCTGATAGAATCCAAAGAGAACAAAGAGGTCAAAAAGATATTTGAGAAAAAGGGTGAAGCGTATTTCAGGGCACAAGAACAGGTCACTGCCGATTGGATAGAGAAATGCGTGACAGGTACGCTTATCTCTTGCGGTGGTGGTTTTTACAAAGTGAACAACCTTAAAAAATTGGGCACGGTGGTGTTGCTTGATGCTTCCTTTGACTGGATACACAACCGTTTGAAAACAGCAAAAAACGCTAAATCAAAACTTGCGAAACGCCCACTTTTTTCAGATGAAAAAAAGGCTAAGAAACTCTATAATGAACGTGAAAAGGCATACAGAAAAGTGGCAGATGTGATCATTGATGTCGAGAAGCTTACTTTAGAGGAACAGATTGCGCAAATTGCCAAAAAATGTAAGGTGTAA
- a CDS encoding NAD(P)H-hydrate dehydratase, producing MQKVFENCYALDERCYESYGLSEDILMEHAAAGMADYIRKHFPKGTSVLIVAGTGNNGADGIALGRQLHGDYEIKLHIPFTLHSEMAKRQFERARLLGLKTVDEVSQTDIVVDALFGAGLNRNIDEATEHLLHQLNAMKAYKIACDIPTGVGVKGTLMPMAFHADVTLTMGAYKEALFLDACKDVVGELLRVDLGVSSLFYEGESHTCLLERCDLKLPSRREQSTHKGSFGHAAVFCGEKEGAGIISGMAAATFGAGLTTLVVHEKITPPPYLMHSTVVPDNASAMAIGMGLGCHFESEFLQKYVVKSHLPIVLDADSFYNEEILAVLEQKDREIVITPHPKEFVVLWKVLTGEQLTVTQVQEKRFEMVRKFNDRYPHITILLKGANTLIMQEERLYINPLGCSKLSKGGSGDVLSGLIVALLAQGYTAIDAAIQASLALVIAAHQYEGASYAMLPTDLVEEIGRLEYTVKG from the coding sequence ATGCAAAAAGTATTTGAAAATTGTTATGCCTTAGATGAAAGATGTTATGAAAGCTATGGGCTGAGTGAAGATATACTGATGGAGCATGCAGCTGCGGGTATGGCTGATTATATCCGTAAACATTTTCCCAAAGGCACGTCTGTATTGATCGTGGCAGGTACTGGGAACAATGGGGCAGACGGTATCGCATTGGGGCGTCAGCTTCACGGAGATTACGAGATTAAACTACATATCCCTTTTACTTTACATTCGGAAATGGCAAAAAGACAGTTTGAACGTGCCAGGCTTTTAGGCCTAAAAACTGTCGATGAGGTAAGCCAGACGGATATAGTGGTGGATGCTCTTTTTGGTGCAGGTCTCAATAGGAATATAGATGAGGCTACAGAACATCTACTGCATCAGCTTAATGCGATGAAAGCATATAAGATAGCCTGTGATATCCCTACAGGGGTCGGAGTGAAAGGTACACTTATGCCTATGGCATTTCATGCAGATGTGACCTTGACCATGGGAGCCTATAAAGAAGCATTGTTTTTAGATGCCTGTAAAGATGTAGTAGGAGAACTTTTACGTGTTGATCTTGGCGTGAGTTCACTGTTTTATGAAGGAGAGAGTCACACTTGTCTACTCGAGAGGTGTGATCTAAAACTTCCCAGCAGAAGAGAACAGTCCACGCATAAAGGCAGTTTCGGACATGCAGCTGTATTTTGTGGAGAAAAAGAGGGGGCGGGTATCATCTCTGGGATGGCTGCAGCTACATTCGGTGCAGGGCTTACGACACTGGTAGTACATGAAAAGATCACACCGCCTCCTTATCTGATGCACTCAACGGTCGTTCCTGACAATGCATCGGCCATGGCCATAGGTATGGGACTGGGATGTCACTTTGAGAGTGAATTTTTACAGAAGTATGTGGTAAAGAGCCACTTGCCTATTGTATTGGATGCAGACAGTTTCTATAATGAAGAGATCCTGGCTGTTTTGGAGCAGAAGGACAGGGAGATCGTTATCACCCCGCATCCCAAAGAGTTTGTCGTACTATGGAAGGTATTGACAGGGGAGCAGTTAACGGTGACACAGGTACAAGAGAAACGTTTTGAGATGGTACGAAAGTTCAATGACAGGTATCCGCATATTACGATCCTGCTTAAAGGAGCAAATACCCTTATCATGCAGGAAGAGAGACTTTACATTAACCCTTTAGGATGTTCTAAACTCAGTAAAGGAGGCAGTGGAGATGTACTTTCCGGTCTCATCGTTGCACTACTTGCACAGGGCTATACGGCCATTGATGCGGCCATTCAAGCCTCTTTGGCTTTAGTGATCGCTGCACATCAGTATGAGGGGGCTTCTTATGCAATGCTGCCTACAGACCTGGTAGAGGAGATAGGCAGGTTAGAGTATACAGTTAAGGGCTAA
- the rpsU gene encoding 30S ribosomal protein S21, protein MPGIMLSQRDSFDDAYRKFKRQCDRNLIVTEARARQNHETETEKRKKEKIATRKKILKKLFMLRRYESRL, encoded by the coding sequence ATGCCAGGAATTATGCTATCACAACGTGATTCTTTTGATGATGCTTACAGAAAATTCAAAAGACAATGCGACAGAAACCTTATCGTGACAGAAGCGAGAGCTAGACAAAACCACGAAACTGAGACTGAAAAGAGAAAAAAAGAGAAGATTGCAACTCGCAAGAAAATCCTTAAAAAACTCTTCATGCTTAGAAGATACGAGTCTAGACTGTAA
- a CDS encoding SDR family NAD(P)-dependent oxidoreductase, with amino-acid sequence MKNILITGVSSGLGEALAEKYLENGDNVYAIGKTIPKKLDHYPHFFFFPYDLSETFMIQSTLTEFLQHRSFDLVILNAGVLGDIKTLSQTDLMDAKAVMEVNVWANKELIDTLQAHAQVKQIVGISSGAAVNGSIGWGAYSLSKAGLNMLLSVYAKELPEIHFTALAPGVIRTPMVEHIIEEVDDALFPSAKRLKENPIQTPEKAAENLIATFPKLLAYESGSFLDIRTM; translated from the coding sequence ATGAAAAACATACTGATCACGGGTGTGAGTTCAGGGCTTGGTGAAGCTTTGGCTGAAAAATATTTGGAAAATGGCGACAATGTCTATGCTATAGGGAAAACCATACCCAAAAAACTTGACCATTATCCTCACTTTTTCTTTTTTCCCTATGATCTAAGTGAAACTTTCATGATCCAGTCTACACTCACAGAGTTTCTTCAACACCGTTCCTTTGACCTAGTGATCCTCAATGCAGGGGTTTTAGGTGATATAAAGACTCTCTCTCAGACTGATCTCATGGATGCCAAAGCAGTGATGGAGGTCAATGTCTGGGCGAACAAAGAACTCATAGATACCCTCCAAGCCCATGCACAGGTCAAACAGATTGTAGGTATCAGTTCAGGTGCTGCAGTGAATGGATCTATAGGTTGGGGCGCCTACTCACTTTCTAAAGCAGGTCTCAATATGCTACTCAGTGTCTATGCCAAAGAGTTACCGGAGATCCATTTTACTGCATTGGCACCTGGTGTCATCCGTACCCCTATGGTTGAGCATATCATAGAAGAAGTCGATGATGCCCTATTCCCCTCGGCCAAAAGACTCAAAGAAAATCCTATCCAAACACCTGAGAAAGCAGCCGAAAATCTCATCGCTACTTTTCCCAAACTTCTAGCGTATGAGAGTGGAAGTTTTTTAGATATAAGGACCATGTAA
- a CDS encoding DUF4389 domain-containing protein translates to MEEIETNEREKPGIARAVYILLYLIIGRFISMVLFVVAITQFIYTWLSGEPNEKILQFTEGLSEYAKQLVSYVGFNSDEKPWPFGDWPDV, encoded by the coding sequence ATGGAAGAGATCGAAACGAATGAGCGTGAAAAACCGGGGATCGCAAGGGCAGTCTATATACTTTTATATCTGATCATAGGCAGATTTATCTCTATGGTGCTTTTTGTGGTCGCCATCACCCAATTTATTTACACTTGGCTGTCAGGTGAGCCGAATGAAAAGATCTTACAGTTTACAGAGGGTTTATCAGAGTACGCAAAACAGCTTGTCTCTTATGTAGGATTCAATTCTGATGAAAAACCATGGCCGTTTGGTGATTGGCCGGATGTGTAG